AGACCATGGCCGACTGGGTCAAGAAGGGCTACATCAGCAAGGACGCCGCCGGGCTCAAGGCCCAGGACATGGGTGACGCGTTCATGGCTGGCAAGTTCCCGATGATGGTGTCGGGCAGCTGGTGGTACGGCACCGTGCAGTCCACGGTGAAGGACTTCGAGTGGGGCACCTTCCTGTGGCCGGGCAGCCGTATGGCGCCGGGCTCCAGCGGCAACCTGTGGGTCGTGCCCGAGCGCGCGAAGAACAAGGAGCTCGCCTACGACTTCATCGACATCACGATGAGCAAGGAGATCCAGAACCTCCTCGGCAACTCGGGCGGTATCCCCGTGGCCGCCGACACCTCGGCCATCACCGATCCCAAGAGCAAGGAGCTGATCGAGAACTTCGGCAGGCTCGCAGGCCAGGACGGCCTCGCCTTCTACCCCGACTGGCCCGCCCCCGGCTACTACGACGTGCTCGTCGCGGGCGTGCAGGAGCTCATCAACGCCACCAAGACGCCCGAGCAGGTGCTCGACGAGCTGGCGGGGCCGTACAACGACAACCTCGCCGATGTCGGCGACTAGGGCGGGCAGGGGCTACTGGCTCTACCTGGCGCCCAGCGCGGTGCTGATCCTCGCCGTCATCGTCGTGCCGTTCGGCATGAACGTGGCGGCGAGCTTCACCCGCTGGTCGGGGGTGGGGGCGCCGCGCTGGATCGGCCTGGACAACTACGCGCGGCTGCTGCGCGACGAGCGGTTCTGGCAGTCCTTCCAGCACAACGTGGCGCTGATCGTCGCCATGGCGATCGTGCCGACGCTGCTCGGCCTGGTGCTGGCCGCCGCGCTGTTCACCCTGCGCGGCAGGCGGCTGCCCAGCGTGCTGCGCGCCGCCTACTACCTGCCACAGGTGCTGCCGGTGGCGGTCGCGGGCGTGGTCTGGGGCTGGCTGCTCAACCCGTCGTACGGCCCGCTCGGCGCCCGCAACTGGCTGGGCGACCCCGACTACGCGCTGGCCACGGTCATGGCGATCATGGTGTGGTTCCAGCTCGGCTACCCCGTCGTCATCTTCATGGCCGGGCTCCAGCGCGTCGATCCCGCCCTGTACGAGGCGGCCGCGCTCGACGGCGCCTCCTGGTGGCGCAGGTTCTGGCACGTCACGGTCCCGCAGATTCGGCCCGAGATCTTCGTCGTGCTGCTGACCTGCACGATCGCCGCGCTGAAGGTATTCGGCCCGATCTACGTGCTGACCCGCGGCGGCCCCGGCAACGCGACGATGGTGCCCTCCTACTTCTCCTACCTCAACTTCTTCGAACGCCTCAACGTCGGGTACGGCTCGGCGATCGCCACGGTGCTCGCCGTGGTCATCCTGCTGGTGACGGTCGCCTTCCTGCGCGTGCAGGAGCGGGCATGAGAAGGGGCGCCCTGCCGGCCGCGCTCGCCGTGCTGGCCCTGACGATGGTCGCGCCGTTCGGCATCGTCGCGCTGAACGCGGTCAAGTCGAGGCGGGACTACACCGCCAACGGCCCCTTCTCCCTGCCTGACGGGCTCTCCTTCGAGGCGCTCGCCGACTTCTGGGTCCGGGTCGACTACGGTCAGAAGCTCGCCAACAGCCTGGTCATCAGCGGCAGCGTCGCGGTGCTCGCGGTGCTGCTGTCGGTGCTGAACGCCTACGCGATCGGCATCGGCAGGGTCCGCGGCCGGATGTGGGTGCTGGTGCTGTTCCTCGCGGCCAACACGCTGCCGCAGGAGGCGCTGGTCTATCCGCTCTACTACCTGGCCAAGGCGACGGGCCTCTACGACACCAGGCTGGCCGTGATCATCATCTTCACGGTGATCCAGTCGGCCTTCGGCACCTATCTGCTCAGCGCCGTCCTCGGCCAGTTCCCGAGGGAGATCCTCGACGCCGCCCACATCGACGGCGCGGGACGCTTCAGAGCGCTGTGGTCGGTGGTGGTGCCGATCAGCCGTCCGACGCTGAGCGTCCTGCTGATCTTCTTCTTCATCTGGACGTGGAACGAGTTCTTCCTGCCCCTGATCTTCCTGGTCTCCAACGACAACCAGACCGTGCCCGTCGTCCTCGGCCTGCTCCAGGGCGAGAAGATGATGGACGCGACGATGTCCAGCGCCGCCGCGCTGCTCGGCATCGTCCCCGCGGTCGCCTTCTTCCTCATCTTCCAGCGGACCCTCACCCGCGGCGTCACCGTAGGAGCCATAAAGTGAAACGAGCCCTCTTAGTCCTTGCTCTCGTCGTGTCGTTATCGGCCTTCACGAGCGACCCGCCCGTCTACCAGGACCCGTCCAGGCCACTGGCCGAGCGGGTGGAGGACCTGCTCGGCAGGCTCACGCCCGACGAGAAGATCTCACTGCTGCACCAGTCGCAGGAGGCGATACCGCGCCTCGGCCTGCCGTACCACAAGAACGGGACCGAGGCCCTGCACGGCGTGGGCTGGTCGAACGACCACGGTGACGAGTGGAAGCAGAAGTTCGCCAGCGGCACGATCTTCCCGCAGGCCGTCGGCCTGGCCTCCACCTGGAACCCCGAGCTGATCAGGCAGGTCGGGACGGCCACCGGCGACGAGGTGCGCGGTTACGCGGCGGAGAACCCCGAGCTGTGGGGCACGCAGGTGTGGGCGCCGGTCGTCAACCTGCTGCGCGACCCGCGATGGGGGCGCAACGAGGAGGGCTACTCCGAGGACCCGCTGCTGACCGGCGCGATCTCGACCGCGTACGGCAAGGGCCTGTCGGGCGACGACCCGGTGTACCTGAAGACGGCTCCCGTGCTCAAGCACTACCTGGCCAACAACAACGAGTACCGGCGCTCCCTGACCTCCTCCAACCTGCCGCCCCGGGTCAAGCACGAGTACGACGAGGCCGCCTTCCGGCCCGCGATCAGCGCCGACGCCGCGACGGGGGTGATGGGCGCCTACAACCTGGTCAACGGCCGTCCCAACACCGTCAACCCGGACCAGGACGAGGTCGTGCGGACCTGGACCGACAAGGTGCTCTACAACGTCAGCGATGCGTGGGCGCCCCAGGCCCTCTACCAGGTCGAGAACTACTACCCGGACGAGCCGACGTCCTACGCCGCCACGCTCAGGGCCGGTCAGGACAGCTTCACCGTCGACGGCATGAACACCGCCCCGATGACCGCCTCCATCAAGACCGCGCTGGAGCGCGGCCTGATCACGCAGGCCGACATCGACACCGCGGTCCGGCACGTGCTGTCGATCAGGATCAGGCTCGGCCACGCCGACCCGGGCGGCGGGCCGTACGCGAAGATCACCAAGGAGGTCGTGGACTCGCCCGCGCACCGGGCGCTCAACCGGCGCACCGCCGCGGAGGCCCTGGTGCTGCTGCGCAACGACGGCAGGCTGCCGCTCGACCAGGGCCGCACCAGGTCGGTCGCCGTGGTCGGGCCGCTGCAGGACAAGCTCTACCGCGACTGGTACGGCGGCGCGCTGCCGTACCAGGTGACCCCGAAGCGGGGCCTGGCCGAGCGAGCGGCGGTGACCGGCCACGACGCGCTGGACCGCGTCGCGCTCAGGCACACCGCCACGGGCAAGTACGTCACCGCTCCCGCGGACCTCACGCAGGCCGTCACGGTGGGGCCCGACCGGACGGCCGCCGCGCAGTGGGACCTGACCGACTGGACGGGCGGCGTCTCCACGCTGCGCAACGCCGCCGGCGGCAAGCTGCTCACCGGCAACTGGGGCACCTTCCTGGCCAACTCCGACGACCCGGACGGCTGGTTCGTCCAGCAGCAGTTCCGCTTCGAGAAGCAGGGTGACGGCTCCTATCTGATCCAGTACGTGGGCTACGAGGTCAACGAGGGCTGGTGGTCGATCCCCGAGCACTACGTCACGGTCCGCGCGGACGGCACGCTGGCGATGGGCGCGAAGGCCGACGCGGCCCGCTTCACCATGGAGGTCGTCACCGACGGCGTGAAGCAGGCCGTCGAGGCGGCCAAGGGCGCGGACGCGGCGGTCGTCGTGGTGGGCAGCCATCCGTTCGTGGCCGGGCGTGAGAGCCACGACCGGGCCGACCTGACCCTCGGCGCCTCCCAGTTGCGGCTGATCGAGGCCGTGCAGCAGGCCAACCCGAACACGGTCGTGGTGCTGGAGACCGGCTATCCGGTGACGGTCGAGGCCAAGGCGCTGCTGTGGACCACGCACGCGGGCCCCGAGACGGGACACGCGGTGGCCGACGCGATCTTCGGCGCGGTCAACCCCGGCGGACGGCTCACCCAGACGTGGTACCGCTCGGGCGACCTGCCCGACATCCTCGACTACGACATCACCAAGACCGGGATGACCTACCTCTACCACCGGGGCGATCCGCTCTACGCCTTCGGCCACGGCCTGTCCTACACGACGTTCGGCTACCAGGGGCTGAAGGTCACCAAGGACGGGCAGGTCAGCGTCAAGGTCACCAACACGGGGTCGCGGGCGGGCGACGAGGTCGTCCAGCTCTACACCCACCAGCAGCGCTCGCGCGTCGTCCAGCCGGTCAAGCAGCTGCGCGGCTTCCAGCGGATCTCGCTGCGGCCGGGCGAGACCCGCGAGGTGCGGTTCACGCTGAAGAAGGCGGACCTGGCGCTCTGGGACGTCACCAGGGGCAGGTGGACGGTCGAGACCGCCACCCATGACGTGCTGGTCGGCGGCTCCTCCTCGGCGATCAGGCAGCGCGCGACCCTCCAGGTCGAGGGGGAGCGGATCCCGCCGCGCGAGCTGTCGAAGCCGACGAGGGCGATCGACTTCGACGACTACCAGGGTGTGGAGCTGGTCGACTTCAGCAAGGAGCGCGGTGAGGCCGTGGGCGGCGCGGCCGGGGACTGGCTCGCCTTCCGGGACGCCAGGCTGGGCGGCGCCTTCACGGCCGAGGTGGCCTCCGTGACCGGCGGCTCGATCGAGGTGCGGCTCGGCTCGCCCTCGGGGAGGCTGCTCGGCACGCTCGAAGCCCCTGCGACGGGTGATGTCTACACATACGCTACGGCCATGACACCGATCACTCCGGTCCGTGGCGTCCACGACGTCTACCTCGTCTTCACCGGCGACATCAGGGTCGGCACGTTCCGGCTCGCATGACGCTGGCCAGGCTCGTCGCGGTCTGCGCGGTCTGGGGCGTCTTCTGGGGGTCGTGGTCGGCGCTGCTGCCGGCCGTACAGGCCCAGGTCGGCGCCACCACCGCCGACCTCGGGCTGGCGCTGGCCGGGGTGCCGGTGGGCGCCATCCCCGCGATGGCGCTCACCGGCCGCCTGGTCAGGGGGCGGGAGCGGCTCGCCCTCGCCCTCGCCACCGCGCTGTTCGCGCTGGCGGCGGCGGGCATCGGGCTGGTCACGACCCCGCTCGCGCTGGGCCTGGCCCTGGTCGGGCTCGGCGCGACGAGCGGCGCCCTCGACATCGCACTCAACACCGCCACCGGCAGGGCCGAGCGCGAGTCGGGCGGCAGGCTCTTCCAGCCCGTGCACGCCGCCTTCCCGGTCGCCGTGATCGTGGCGGCGCCCGCCACGGGGCTGGCCCGCTCTCTGGGGTACGGCCCGGCGCAGGTGCTGGCCGTCGTCGCCGTCCTGGTGCTGGCCTGCGCGGTGCTGGCGCTCGGCCTGCCGCTCGGCAGGGGCGTGCAGCCGGTGGCGGAGAGCAGGCCGAAGGGGGCCTGGAAACATGCCGCCCTGCTCGGCGCGCTGGCCGCGGGCACGCTGGTCATCGAGAACTCCGTCGAGCAGTGGTCGGTCCTGCTGATGGAGGACTACCGGGCGGCGCCCACGCTGCTGGCCAGCGCCGCGCCCGCCGCCTACATGGCCGCGCTCACCGCGGGCCGCCTGACGGCGCAGGCCTTCCCCAGGCTCGGGCTGGGCCCGCTGTACGTGCTGGCGGGGTTCGGCGGCGGTGGCGGGATCGTGCTGGCGGGGCTGGCCCCGACGGCCTTGCTGTCGCTAGCCGGTTTCGCGCTCACCGGCCTGGCGCTCGGGCCGCTGCTGCCCGCGATGCTCAGCAGGGCGGCGGTCGGCGACGAGAACGGGACGCTGGTCACGGCGGTCTCGACGATCTCCTACGCCGGGTTCGTCCTGAGCCCGCTGCTGGTCGCGGGGCTGAGCGCGGCCTTCTCGTTGCCCGTGGCGCTGGCGTTGCTCGGCGTGCTGGCCGTGCCGCTGCTCTTCGGATATTTGACCGATCGTTCTCGTTAGGGCATATTCAAGACCACTCGTTCTAGATAGGAGTGGTCTCATGCGTTTCAACGGCAAGGTCGCGCTCGTCACCGGTGGCGGTTCGGGCATCGGGCGGGCCACCGCCCAGGCGTTCGCGGCCGAAGGGGCCACGGTCGTGGTCGCGGGACGCGGCGCCGAGTCGTTGACCGAGACGGTGAAGCTGATCGAGCACGCCGGTGGCGCGGCGAGCCACGTGGTCGCCGACGTGAGCACCTCGGACGGCGCGGCGGCGATGGTCGCGCACGCCGTCGCCAGGCACGGCCGCCTCGACGTCGCCTTCAACAACGCGGGCGTCTTCGCCGGCGGAGCGGTCACCGACCTGGACGAGGAGACGTGGGCGCGCGTCATGAACGCGAACGTGACCAGCGTGTGGCTGTCGATGAAGCACGAGATCGAGCACATGCGCCGCAACGGCGGCGGCGTCATCGTGAACACCGCCTCCAACCTGGGCGCGCACAAGCGCTACGGCGGCATGGCGGCCTACATCGCCTCGAAGGCGGCGGTGAGCGCGCTGACCAAGGCCGCGGCGCTGGAGTACATCGCCGAGGGCGTGCGCGTCAACGCCGTGAGCCCCGGCGCCTCGGCGACCGCGATGTCCCTGCGCCCCGGCGAGAGCGCGGAGGAGCGCGACGAGCGGATGCGGTCCGCGCTGCCGGTGGGCAGGGTGGGCAGGCTGGAGGAGATCGCGGCGGCCGTGCTCTACCTCGCCTCAGCCGAGGCGGGATTCACCGTCGGCACCGACCTGGTGGTGGACGGCGGCGCCACGCTCTAGCCGCGGCGGTAGATCGTCGGCCAAGACTTCGGCGCAGCCGCGCACGCCGCCCGTCCCTGGGTATCTCCGCTGGAGTATCCCTGATCGGAGGAGCGACATGGCCGTCTGCGAAGTATGCGGCAACGACTACGACATGAGTTTCGAGGTGCACGCCCAGGGCGCGGTGCACACCTTCGACTCCTTCCAGTGCGCCATCCAGGCGATGGCGCCCATCTGCGAGCACTGCGGTCAGAAGATCATCGGGCATGGTGTCGAGGCGGAGCGGCGCTGGTACTGCTGCGCCCACTGCGCCCGCCAGGAGGGGGCGACGGCGATCGTCGACAGGGTGATGGCCGGGACGTCCGCCTAGCACCTGGTGTGATCGGCGCCGTTCTCTCAGGCGTTCCCGCGTGTTGCAATGGAGCTGCCGGCCGGACCGCCGGCGGTCCATCGGCTGGGAGGCCTGCACCGATGTACGACTTCGATCTCCTCGCGCTCGGGTCGGGTCCGGGCGGGCAGAAGGCCGCCATCGCCGCCGCCAAGCTCGGCAGGCGCACCGCGGTCGTCGAGAAGACGCACATGCTGGGCGGGGTCTGCATCAACACCGGCACGATCCCGTCCAAGACGCTGCGCGAGGCCGTCCTCTACCTCACCGGCCTCAACCAGCGGGAGCTGTACGGCGCCAGCTACCGGGTGAAAGAGGAGATCACCGTCGCCGACCTGGGGATGCGCACCCAGCACGTCATGGGGCGCGAGATCCAGGTCATCCGCAGCCAGCTGGCCCGCAACCACGTCACCCTGCTGCGGGGGACGGGCCGCTTCCTCGACGCGCACACCATCGGCGTCACCGGCGAGGAGGAGCGGAAGGTCACGGCCGAGAAGATCGTGATCGCCACCGGCACGTCGCCCGCCCGGCCCTCCACCGTGGAGTTCGACGACCGCACGGTCATCGACTCCGACGCGATCCTGCACCTCGACCGGGTCCCCGAGACCATGGTCGTCGTCGGGGCGGGGGTCATCGGCATCGAGTACGCCTCGATGTTCGCCGCGCTCGGCGCCAAGGTGACCGTGGTGGAGCGCCGCGAGCGCATGCTGGAGTTCTGCGACCTCGAGATCGTCGAGGCGCTCAAATACCACCTGAGGGACCTGGCCGTCACCTTCCGCTTCGGCGAGAGCGTCGCCGCCGTCGAACGGCGGCCGCGCGGGGCGCTGACCGTCCTGGAGAGCGGCAAGAAGATCCCGGCCGACTGCGTCATGTACTCGGCGGGCCGCCAGGGCAAGACCGCCGAGCTCTGCCTGGAGGCCGCGGGCCTGTCCGCCGACGAGCGCGGCCGGATCAAGGTCGACTCCAACTACGCCACCCCCGTCCCGCACATCTACGCCGTCGGCGACGTGATCGGCTTTCCCGCGCTGGCGGCCACCTCCATGGAGCAGGGACGGCTCGCCGCCCAGCACGCCTGCGGCGAGCCCGTCGCCGACCTGAGCGAGCTGCAGCCGATCGGGATCTACACCATCCCCGAGATCAGCTTCGTCGGGAAGTCGGAGGACGAGCTGACCCGCGACCGGATCCCGTTCGAGGTGGGCATCTCCCGCTACCGGGAGCTGGCGCGGGGCCAGATCATCGGCGACTCGTACGGCATGCTCAAGTTGCTGGTCTCCTCCGAGGACAGGCGGCTGCTCGGGGTCCACGTGTTCGGCACCGGCGCCACCGAGCTGGTGCACATCGGGCAGACCGTGATGGGCTGCGGGGCGACGGTCGACTACCTGGTCAACGCGGTGTTCAACTACCCGACGCTGGCCGAGTCCTACAAGGTCGCCGCCCTCGACGCCATGAACAAGATGCGCGCCATCGCCAGGCTGACCGCCGAGATGTGACCCTCGCCCTCGACGGGCCCGCCGCGGGCGTGGGGCCACCAGGTGTACCGCCGCCGTTAGCAGGGGTCGATCGCGACGAAGTTGTCGTAGTGGCCGCGGTAGGTCTGCGTGAAGGTGAGCGGCGGGCACAGCGCGGCGCGGGCGCGCATCTCCTCGGCGTCCCTCGGCAGGATGTAGCCGGCCTCGGCATGGTCGGAGAGCCTGCGACGGAACGCCTCGCGATACCGGGCATGGCTGCCGAAGCCGAGTTCCGCGATGCTCCTGACCCTGTCGTAGCTTCCCAGGAAGCCCCTTGTGTACCTGGCCTCGCCCAGCTCGACGAACGGCAGGCGGGGAACCCGCCGGCCGTGGACGTCCACCGCGATCGCGTGCCCGTTCGTGTCGCGGGCGATGCCGGTCCCGCCGGTCGTCCGCAGGTGGTAACTCGCGGGGGGCTGCGAGCCACGCCGTACCCAGCGGTCGCCCTGCAGGAAGTGCGCGCGCAGGGCGGGCTCGTAGGAGGCCGGCGTCGTCCTGTTGGAGAAGAACGGGATGTCCGGAGGGTCGGCGACGTGCGGAGTGCCGGCGACCTGGTAGAAGCGGTACCGGTCAGGGACGAGGCGGCGGTCGATGAGCGCGCTCGACGCGTCGGCCTCCGAGTTGAGGACGATGAGCTTGCCGCGGAAGCGGCCACTGCGGAGAGCCGGCTGCGGATCGGGCTCTTCGGTGAGGAAGGGGAGCGCGAAGTCGAACACCTTGCTCGCGCGACCCGAAATGATCAGGTCCATCAGGGGAGTGGACGCGTCGGAGAATCCGCTCGCGTACCGCCGGGCCACCTTGCCGAGCATCTTCTTGGCCTGCCAGTCCACTGCCAGGGCACGGGCGAACGCCACGATGATCTCGTTGTCGGTCCGCCCGCCGCCCTCGGCGACCCCGCCCGCGATGAAGACGTCGGGAACCGTGGGGTCGAGGATGCGCTTGTCCCGGCCGGGTCCGAACGTGGCCGTGCTCCAGCCGATCCCGGCATGGGCGAATCCGCGCCCGAAGAGAAAGCGCGGTCGGAGGTAGATGTCGCGCACGCCGAGCCCGATGGCGAAGTGAGAGGGCTCGACCAGGACCGTCCGGTTCCCGTGGCGCGGGTCCTGGGCCGCCGTGATCTGGTACGGCACGCGGAAGGCGCCCGTGGAGGTCTGGCCCTCGAACACCCCCGAGTACCGGACGTAGCGCACCCCTTCGAAGGTCCCGATCGGCGTGACGCGCGGCGGCAGCAGCCGGTCGACACCCGGCGTGACACTCGCAGGTGCCTCGTTCTCGCGGTTCGTCCCCCTGTCGTCCGCGACCGCGCCACCGGACCACCCCGCAGGGGAGATCAGGGCGACGACGGTGGCGAGAGCGAGCACGCGGGAGAGCCCGAAACGTGTCTTCATAGGATCTCCTTCCTGTGGCCGGTCCCGGCGAGGACGGCCTGGTGCGACGCTAGGTCGCAGGTCGGCGGCCGTCGTGGGGGCACGCCCGCGCTCGTCGCCAATACCGCGCCAAGATTGCGCCCGCCCGGCTGGCACGGCGTTTACCGGCCGTCTCCGTCCGAGGGGGCGGGCAGGTCGCGTGTCAGGATGGTGGTGTCCCTTGAGACGCGGGAGGAACGCCCATGACCGATCGCTTCGAGACGTTGATCGACAGGCAGATCCGCGAAGCGCAGGAGCGCGGCGAGTTCGACAACCTGCCGGGCGCGGGGAAGCCGATCCCCGACCGGAACGAGGCCGCCGACGAGCTGTGGTGGGTCAAGCGGAAGCTGGCCGAGGAGAACCTCTCCATGCCGCTGCCGCCCACCCTCGCCCTGCGCAAGGAGGCCTACGCCGCCCTCGCCAAGGCGCGCGAGACCACCACGGAGGCCGAGGTCAGGCGCATCCTCGAAGAGATCAACGAGAAGATCATCGAGGGCAACCGCAAGGCGATGTCGGGGCCGCCGCTCAACCTGATGCCCTACGACATCGAGGAGTTCCTGGACGAGTGGCGCCTCACCCCTTGACGGCCCCGATGATCACGCCCTTGGTGAAGTGCTTCTGCACGAACGGGTAGACCAGCAGGACGGGCAGCAGCGCCACCACCACGATCGACATCTTGATCGCCAGGTCGGGCGGCAGCGCGCGGCCGGCGATCGTGGTGTCCCCGCCCTGGCCGACGAACATCGACTGCCCCTGCAGCACGTACTGCCTGAGCACCATCTGCAGGGGCCACTTGGCGTTGTCGTTGAGGTAGAGGACGGCGTCGAAGAAGTTGTTCCAGTACCCCACGGCGTACAGCATGGCGATCACCGCCGTGACGCCCTTCGACATCGGCAGCACGATCCTGCGCAGGACGGTGAACTCGCTCGCCCCGTCGATGCGCGCGCTGTCCATGACCTCATGCGGGATGCTCATGAAGAAGGCCCGCATCACCACCAGGTTGAAGGCCGCGACCGCGCCGGGCAGGATGAGCGCCCAGTAGGAGTCGATCAGCCCGATCGAGCTGACCAGCAGGTACTTGGGGATGATCCCGGGACTGAACAGGAAGGTCAGCAGCACCAGGAACAGCAGCGGCCGGTGCAGCACCGAGCCCGGCCGTGACAGGCCGTAGGCGGCCAGCGCGGTGACCGTGACGCTGAGCAGCGTGCCCACGACGGTGATGCCGACGCTGACCATCGCCGCCCTGCTGACCACGCCGCCGGAGAACAGCTCCCGGTAGGCGCCGAGGGACAGCTCGCCCGGCACGGTCACCAGGCCGCCCGCCCTCGCCACCGCCTCCTGGGTGGACAGGCTGGTCAGCACGACCATGTAGAGGGGGAACAGCACGCCGGCCGCGATGGCGGTGAGGATCGTCCCCTTCGCCAGCCGGCCGAGCTTGGAGGGCTTCTCTTCCCAGGCATTCATGATCGCTTGTAGATTCCCTGCTCGCCGAAGCGGTGGGCCACCTTGTTGGCCACCAGGATGAGGATCAGGCCGACCAGTCCCTTGACCAGTCCGGCGGCCGCGCCGTAGCTCCACTCGCCGGTCAGCATGGTGCGCCAGTAGACGAAGGTGTCGAGCACCTCGGCGGCGTCGCGGCCGACCGCGTCACGCTGGAGGAAGAACTGTTCGAAGCCGACGTTCAGCGCGTCGCCCAGCCTGAGGATGAGCAGCAGGACGACCACGGGACGCAGCCCGGGCAGCGTGATGTGCCACAGGCGGCGCCAGCGGGAGGCGCCGTCGACGGCCGAGGCCTCGTAGAGGTTCTGGTCGATGGCGGCCAGCGCGGCCAGGAAGATGATCATTCCCCAGCCGGCGTCCTTCCACACCGTCTCGGCGGTCACCAGTATCAGGAAGGTGTCGGGGTTGGTCATGATGTCAACGCCCTGGTAGCCGTTGGCGCGCAGGGTCTGCGCCAGCAGCCCGGCCCCGCCGAACATCTGCTGGAACAGCGTGACGACCAGCACCCAGGAGAAGAAGTGCGGCAGGTAGACGATGTTCTGGATGAGCATCCGCAGCCGCCTGCTGACGACGCTGTCCAGCAGGATCGCCAGCGCGATCGGCACGGGGAAGTAGAAGACCAGCTGGAAGGCCGTGATGAGCAGGGTGTTGAGCGTCGCCTGCCAGAAGCTCTCGTCGATCAGCAGCCACTGGAAGTTGGCCAGGCCGACCCACGGGCTGTCCTTGATGCCCACGTAGGGCGAGTAGTCCTGGAAGGCGATCACGTTGCCGAGCAGCGGCACGTAGTGGAACAGCAGCAGCAGCCCGATGGCCGGGACCACCATCAGCAGCAGCTGCCAGTCGCGCCGCAGCCTGACTCCCAGGGTCGACGCCTTGCGAGGGTGGCTCCCGGCGCCTGCGGGCGAGGTCAGCTCGCCCGCGGGCCCGGAGCGTTCGGCCTGCTCAAGCACGGCCGTTGTCCCGCAGGACCTTCATGTAGAACTCGCGCGCCTCGTCGCCGCCGTCGCGCTTCCACTCGGTCACGATCTGCTTGACGTCGCTGACGGGACGGCGCCCGCGCATGATGTCGGTGAACTTGTCCTCGGTCGGCACCTGCAGACCCGAGTACTTGGAGGGGCGCTGCACCCTGATCCCGTCGAAGGGGGTCTTCTCGATGTACTGGAAGGTGGCGTTCTGCCACTCGATGTTGGCCTTGGCCGCCTCGGGGAAGGGCCAGTCGACGTACAGCGGGCGGCCGCCGAGGAAGCCGTAGGTGTAGGCGACCTCCTTGGTGCCGAGGTCGGTGAGCTTGGGGACGCCGGACGAGTCGAGGTCGAAGTGCTTGCCCTTGACGCCGAAGTACGACAGCTCGTACTCCTTGGTCCCGTACGGCGCCGCGCACCAGTTCAGGATCGACAGCAGCTCCTCGACCTGCGCCTTGGGCAGCCCCTTCCGGATGAAGGTGAAGATCCCCGCGGCGTTGTTGTGGTACATGATCGGCCTTCCGCCGTCGTGCGCGAACACGGGGAAGGGGTTCAGCGCGAACGACGGGTTCTTGGGCGTGTGCTGTTGCAGCAGCTCCTTCCAGGCGCCGAGGCCGTCGCGGTAGATCAGGATCTTGCCCGCGCCGATGAGCTCCTTCTCGTTGGCGCTCTTGCTGCCGGCCACGTCGGGGTGGACGAGCTCCTCGGTGTAGAGCTTGCGCATCCACGCCAGCATGAGCTCGAACTCGGGCGTCTCGTACTTGTGCACGAGCTTGCCGCCCTCGAGGCGCCACTCCTGGGGCACCTTGAAGATCGGCCAGGCCATCTCGTGGATGGCGCCGAAGGCCCACCGGTTGGCCTTGGGGTCGGTGATCTCCTTGCCGAGCTGGTAGAGCTCCTCGGCGTTCTTCGGGTTCTGGTTCCAGCCGTTCTTGTCGAACAGGTCCTTGCGGAAGAGCAGCGCGTAGGGGTACGGCTCGGTGGGGAAGGGGACGGCCATGAGCTTGCCGTTCCACACCGACCACTGCCAGGCGGCCGTGGGCAGGTTGGCCAGCAGCGCGTACGGCTTGGCCTTGTCGCCCTGCAGGTAGGGGGTGAGGTCCTCGAAGGCCTTGTCGACGG
This window of the Nonomuraea africana genome carries:
- the sthA gene encoding Si-specific NAD(P)(+) transhydrogenase, giving the protein MYDFDLLALGSGPGGQKAAIAAAKLGRRTAVVEKTHMLGGVCINTGTIPSKTLREAVLYLTGLNQRELYGASYRVKEEITVADLGMRTQHVMGREIQVIRSQLARNHVTLLRGTGRFLDAHTIGVTGEEERKVTAEKIVIATGTSPARPSTVEFDDRTVIDSDAILHLDRVPETMVVVGAGVIGIEYASMFAALGAKVTVVERRERMLEFCDLEIVEALKYHLRDLAVTFRFGESVAAVERRPRGALTVLESGKKIPADCVMYSAGRQGKTAELCLEAAGLSADERGRIKVDSNYATPVPHIYAVGDVIGFPALAATSMEQGRLAAQHACGEPVADLSELQPIGIYTIPEISFVGKSEDELTRDRIPFEVGISRYRELARGQIIGDSYGMLKLLVSSEDRRLLGVHVFGTGATELVHIGQTVMGCGATVDYLVNAVFNYPTLAESYKVAALDAMNKMRAIARLTAEM
- a CDS encoding alpha/beta hydrolase domain-containing protein, encoding MKTRFGLSRVLALATVVALISPAGWSGGAVADDRGTNRENEAPASVTPGVDRLLPPRVTPIGTFEGVRYVRYSGVFEGQTSTGAFRVPYQITAAQDPRHGNRTVLVEPSHFAIGLGVRDIYLRPRFLFGRGFAHAGIGWSTATFGPGRDKRILDPTVPDVFIAGGVAEGGGRTDNEIIVAFARALAVDWQAKKMLGKVARRYASGFSDASTPLMDLIISGRASKVFDFALPFLTEEPDPQPALRSGRFRGKLIVLNSEADASSALIDRRLVPDRYRFYQVAGTPHVADPPDIPFFSNRTTPASYEPALRAHFLQGDRWVRRGSQPPASYHLRTTGGTGIARDTNGHAIAVDVHGRRVPRLPFVELGEARYTRGFLGSYDRVRSIAELGFGSHARYREAFRRRLSDHAEAGYILPRDAEEMRARAALCPPLTFTQTYRGHYDNFVAIDPC
- a CDS encoding DUF1992 domain-containing protein, with protein sequence MTDRFETLIDRQIREAQERGEFDNLPGAGKPIPDRNEAADELWWVKRKLAEENLSMPLPPTLALRKEAYAALAKARETTTEAEVRRILEEINEKIIEGNRKAMSGPPLNLMPYDIEEFLDEWRLTP
- a CDS encoding carbohydrate ABC transporter permease, coding for MNAWEEKPSKLGRLAKGTILTAIAAGVLFPLYMVVLTSLSTQEAVARAGGLVTVPGELSLGAYRELFSGGVVSRAAMVSVGITVVGTLLSVTVTALAAYGLSRPGSVLHRPLLFLVLLTFLFSPGIIPKYLLVSSIGLIDSYWALILPGAVAAFNLVVMRAFFMSIPHEVMDSARIDGASEFTVLRRIVLPMSKGVTAVIAMLYAVGYWNNFFDAVLYLNDNAKWPLQMVLRQYVLQGQSMFVGQGGDTTIAGRALPPDLAIKMSIVVVALLPVLLVYPFVQKHFTKGVIIGAVKG
- a CDS encoding ABC transporter permease — protein: MLEQAERSGPAGELTSPAGAGSHPRKASTLGVRLRRDWQLLLMVVPAIGLLLLFHYVPLLGNVIAFQDYSPYVGIKDSPWVGLANFQWLLIDESFWQATLNTLLITAFQLVFYFPVPIALAILLDSVVSRRLRMLIQNIVYLPHFFSWVLVVTLFQQMFGGAGLLAQTLRANGYQGVDIMTNPDTFLILVTAETVWKDAGWGMIIFLAALAAIDQNLYEASAVDGASRWRRLWHITLPGLRPVVVLLLILRLGDALNVGFEQFFLQRDAVGRDAAEVLDTFVYWRTMLTGEWSYGAAAGLVKGLVGLILILVANKVAHRFGEQGIYKRS